The sequence tttttgggtGTTTCCCGTTTGCTGccgttgtattttgttgtatgTTATCTTTAGTTATTGTTTGGTGGTTTTCCAATTTCAACGCCGATAGCAACCACAAACCGTTTCTGTGAGATGACAGTAAATATTGCTTTATTGAGAAGGATGACAAACACCAAATGTTCAGGACTGTCACACAAAAGTATTACAGGGTAAACATGACTATATTTAAAAGGAAGTTAGGTTTTCTTGATGTTGGCCGAGGGGAGGCTCGTCTTGTCCAAATCGTCAAAATAAGGATGAGTCAAGGCCTCGCGGGTTGAAATTCTTTTGGGAGGATTGTATGCCAACATTTTCTGTCAATAAAAGGAGAAGGCGTTACAGTTGATTGCATTTTGAAACGGTCAAATGTCATGACCGCATCATCAGCCGGCTACACGTGCGCTGCTGCAATGTTTTATTGCCAAAGCGTCATGACTTACTCATGGATCTTACTTTAACTCATGAACAAACAACCAGTGTTGTGTGCTGTATGTTATTCAGGCAAATAGTTTGGTACAATATGCAGGTCTGAGAATGTGAGCCTTTTCTCTGAATATAAGACTTACTTTGAGTAGGTCCAGCCCATTCTTATCCAGGTTTTTCACCATTGACGCGAGGTTGCCAGGCTTCCATTTGGGAAAAGTGCTTTTATAGTCAGGCAGGCTTTCCACGTCAGGCCAAACAATGTTATCTGGCGTTCCCAGTGtcctacaaacaaacaatgggtATTAAAGGAAAGCACACTTGCGACTACTTAGGACACTACCTGAAAATTCTAAAAAGCTGGTCTATTTCAGAGTCTCCTTGAAACAGTGGCTTCTTAGTGGCCAGTTCAGCAAAGATGGTGGCGGCGCTCCAAACGTCGACGGGAGTTGAATATCGATGGGAGCCCAGGAGAACCTCGGGAGCTCGATACCAAAGGGTCACTACCTGGAAACAGACGGAGTACTTAGCAACATGGAGACCACAACGACTGTTCATCAAGTTGCAGTTGATCTGAGGAAAGCCTCAAGTGACATATACCTCGTGGGTATAGACCCTGACGGGAACACCAAAGGCCCGAGCCAGTCCAAAGTCAGCCAGTTTGATAACTCCCTTGTTGTCAATCAAAAGGTTCTGGGGCTTCAGGTCTCGATGGAGGACTCGACGACAATGACAGAAATAGATGCCCTCTAAGATCTGGTAGAGGTAGCTCTGAAGAAGCAGGGGAAAGAACATGAAAGGTACAGCATATCTGATGTTCCTATGTCAATGAACCATATAGTCATATCAGTGGCTTTTTCCTAACTTCACTGCATTTTGTCTTTGGGCTCTTGGAAATCAAACCATTTCACCCCCACACTACAGTATTTGTTATCGACCCTCGCTATGCATACCTCGACCCTAACCAACGTAAGAAATGCGCCTGCACTCGTTCAACATTGAGAAACACGGACCAAACGAAAGGAGCGTGCGCTATAAACGGAGCGTTACCTTGACCAACATGGGCTCCATGTACTGGCCAGAAGGAATGGAGTCCAGGTATTTCTTCAGGTCCATGGACAGGAACTCAAAGATAAGATAGAGACGAGACTCTTGCATCAGGACATCAAGGAGTCTGTCGAATCAAAGGGCCTTTTCAGTAACACCGTGTGACTGCACATTTAGCCATTTTGCTCTCTCCATTTGGAAAAGATTCATTGGGGAAACTACTTTTAAACAGACAGCAAAATAGACACGGCAAAGTGAGCAAGTGCTCTCCTCAAGGGCATTTGCATCactgtgaataatttcacTTTGTGGAAGCGGCCATTTTAAGGGGTCGCCGCCCAGtgagcatgcatgcatgcatacatgcacacatacatacatacatacatacataccttACAACATTTGGGTGCTTGAGCTCCTGAAGCAAGGAGACCTCTCTCACCGCAGTGCTGGGAACCCCTTCCTCCTCACTCTCCAAGCGGATCTTTTTCATTGCCACAATTTGACCAGTGGCCTTGTGTTTGCCTCTGTATACCACCCCATAGGTGCCTAATGAGAGGGAAAATAAAACGGGACTGGGGTGAGAAGTCGTTGTGTCAAGTGAATGTCATCAGGCTGGGGAGCCTTGCTGGTTGTGTGTATTCTGTAAGTATGCAATCTAACCAAATCAACAAACAAGAATGAAACTGAATTTCTGGTCAAACAATCAAACATTTCTACCAACCTTCTCCAATTTTCTCGATTCTCAAATAATCGTCCATTGCTGCCAGAGGGGGAGAAAATAACACTTGAATGAGGACTGGCGCAACACTGCATGCAGTTTTGCGTCGATCTTGTCAGGGTTCACACTTGACTTGGCGATACGTAGTATATTGTTAACATGCCACTAAGACATAACCTAGAAAGGATTCGACCTGTTTGAATGACGCTGGCCCAGGCACTTTGATTACAAAAACACATGCTATTCCAAAACGTGAACCAAATACACTTTTTGTCcgttgttttgttatttgttcGTTCTGATTCTTCTAGCCTCGAACGTTAGCAGAGCCACGATGAAAACCTCCGTTTGATACGAGCTCAAAACGGCACATTTCTACCAAACTATCACAATGACTGAGTGAAATGGTCGATTAAACAGTGGCAACAAGCATTACCTGACTTGAGAAGATTTTTGCTCCTTTTGCTGAATACGCTCTATCTTCCAGTGCGCTCCGACAGACTACTGGCAGTCAGACTGGTTTGAATAAGACGCGAAGCAACGTGAGATTCAAAATCGACCAATGACTTTAGGCGACGTATTTCAAAAGTACCTATCAAAAACGGTTCCTGTCGGTGCTCACGAGGAATGGGCGTTCGTTCTGAAAGATTCTTATCACCGTGGCCCTTATTATTTTGAACAATCTTTCTTCCCACGGATCCCATTGTGGATGCTATTGTATATTTATGCAAAACGTTATACATAACATAAAGTTCCGTAGTACAAGCGCGCCGGAGGAAGATCACGTGACGCAGAATGAAAGCCACATTACGTTGCCACAGTTGcgaacaactttttttttttttttaacgctgttctataattcattaaatttgtatagcgcttttcaaaaacccaaagtcGCTTGTTCTAAGTGCACATTCCACTCTAGGGTCCTGCATGTAGCATCAGAAGTTGGCTTCAGTATTTGCATCAACCATTCACAGACTATTATTGTCACTGTTCAATGGAGGAAATTTCCTGAGCTCGTTCATGTTTTGGACGAACGTCAACTGAACGTAGCGCATTTTTGCTTCGTGAACGGGCTCTTTCTGTGGCCAATCAACAGTTTTTGAACGGCAGTCCATTTTCGTACCAGGTTTTCTCCTTTGACTTCAAAGGCTTAGTCAGGCGGGGGGAAATATTTGGCAAGCACGCCACAAACAGTCGCACGGCGCGCGCGTCATCCAAATGCGACGCGGgctattttgttgttgctcaCTCACGCGCAATGCTCTCACATACTATGTATGATAGGAGAATGTAGGTAGGGTATCAAGCACGTGTCACTGTCATTGCAAAAACACAACGACCCCAAGCCGAATTCATTTCATGGTCATCTAGATGTACAAAACATATGactgaaatatttgaatttacaTTCAAATGGACTGTGTTTGATCTTTGCAGAGCAAGACATCCTTAGCAACTCGTTAggtacatacatatacatgtCATATCAAAAATGTTGCCTTTGATAGTGCGGTAGAGAGCGCAGACCTTCACCAAGGCCAAATTCGGTGTCCCTGCCAAAACAATCCTTTCTCCTATCACCTAGATCTCACGACTACAAGTTTTCTGCGTCGTTTCTTCCACATCAAGCAAAAAGAACTCGGGTGCGTTGACATTTATGTCAGTCGTTGCACTGCTGATTCGATTATTTATCCTTAGTCAATTGATGGCAACACAAATTTCATTTTCGTGCGTTTGGGTCCCAGGAAGGAACCACATTTGTGATTTCCATCGACAGCTAAGATGTACGTGTACCAAAACAATTGATTCAGTATATTACCATGAACTGTACACATGAATTCAGAATGCTAGGCCATATTGAGCATGTGCAGCATTAGGTAGCATCTCAGCATCAGGTCTCAGGGACACCATCATGGTCATGCAGCTGTTTGGGCCAAGAAACTGCTGATAAGTTTGTCCTTTTGTCTGCTGGTGATGCAGTCAGTGAAGGGCATTTGATAACATGTACTAAATGCTTTAGTGTCAATCTCTGGCCCACGTCGTGGAATTAGATTTGGCCCGCCAAGACAAATTCTGCATCCACTTCATGTGTCAACACGAAAATAACAATTTGTCTTTCCTAATAGAGCTGTtgggttgattttttttaccattcatcttttgaaaaaacaatggaACCGTTTTTACTTCATGGgtgaaaacaatgttttaattagTACAAAAGAACATCATTGTTCATTAGTATCCCATGGACCTAATGAagacatcacaaaaaaaaaaaaaaacatccctgAATAATTTCccatttaactttttttaagaCTTCAGTGCTGGCTGCTTTTCAGAGTTGTTACAGGATTTGACCATTAGATAAAGCAATTACAGCGCATCTCTGGTTCCCACTCTTCTGTAATATTTCATGGTAGTGATTATCGAGAACATTTGCAGTAAATGTTTGACCAGCGCTTAGCGGACGCCGTGACGTGTAAACATAACCAACTATTGTAAGTGGATGACAATGGGATATGAGAATACGTTGTTGCAAACATAACACACGGCTGGTGTTATCCAATGAAAACCAACTTGATGTACGTCTACTTTAGCAGGTGGATAAGTTGATCTTGCAAATTTCTAGAATGCTCCACacttgggggggtgggggagagAGAACAAAGCAGCATCAGCATCACATGATGTTATGGCTTAGGGTTGAGACAAACGACTCTTTCTACTCAAGTCCAACGAGAAGGTCACGTTTAGACTTACTTCTTTTGGATGGCCTCCTGcctaaatgaaagaaaagaaaagaaaagagaggaaaggaggATGTTTCAATGTGCATTGCATTGGTGTCAGGCAGAAAATGACTTACTGATATTGTAAATGTGTCGTTATGATGGACATTTTTCTTAGACTCTGAAAAGACAGATGAGATAGAAGGACGTTACCACCACTATGCTTTATTAAAGGTACACAGTGTGAAGGCAGTGatggatttgtttattttgcccCATTCCAGTTGGTTTCTGCTGAAAAAGAATTGAATCAAAGGCATTTACAAGTTTCTTATGGTCCCTCACCGATCACAACACAGGGTTGTGTTGACTACCTACCTACCGACAGCCTGCATCCATTCATTTGTTAATTGAAACCCATGGAATCATGGAAAGTACCAAGAGTCTTTCTAATCCACCCACACAAATGTAGTACGTACTTACATCCTCCGAGTGTAGGATCGCGTCCTCCTGAATCACCATATTTCTGGCTGCTTGACCGAGAAGCTGGAAGGCATGGCAATACGATTTGGATTTCCATCCCAAAACAACATACAGCAATTCATACAGCAATTCATTTAATGTGACCTTGGGCTTTTCGGGCCAAAATACTGCATTGGGTCTCGTCCAAATCAGCTCGACAACATCATCAACTTGAAAGAAGGCTAACCCATTCTTATTTAATATGGCGGAATTCGACTCACATGGCTGCAAACGAACCAATTGGAATTCAAGCGCGTTACGAATATTGCACAAATGACTTGGCCAATTGGAATTCAAGCGCGTTACGAATATTGCACAAATGACTTGGCCAATTGGAATTCAAGCGCGTTACGAATATTGCACAAATGACTTGGCCAATTGGAATTCAAGCGCGTTACGAATATTGCACAAATGACTTGGCCAATTGGAATTCAAGCGCGTTACGAATATTGCACAAATGACTTGGCCAATTGGAATTCAAGCGCGTTACGAATATTGCACAAATGACTTGGCCAATTGGAATTCAAGCGCGTTACGAATATTGCACAAATGACTTGGCCAATTGGAATTCAAGCGCGTTACGAATATTGCACAAATGACTTGGCCAATTGGAATTCAAGCGCGTTACGAATATTGCACAAATGACTTGGCCAATTGGAATTCAAGCGCGTTACGAATATTGCACAAATGACTTGGCCAATTGGAATTCAAGCGCGTTTACGAATATTGCACAAATGACTTGGCCAATTGGAATTCAAGCGCGTTACGAATATTGCACAAATGACTTGGCCAATTGGAATTCAAGCGCGTTACGAATATTGCACAAATGACTTGGCCAATTGGAATTCAAGCGCGTTACGAATATTGCACAAATGACTTGGCCAATTGGAATTCAAGCGCGTTACGAATATTGCACAAATGACTTGGCCAATTGGAATTCAAGCGCGTTACGAATATTGCACAAATGACTTGGCCAATTGGAATTCAAGCGCGTTACGAATATTGCACAAATGACTTGGCCTGCCTGTTCCCATTCCATGTGAAGCTGCTGCGATCCTCAACCTACCTCTTGGCTGCGGGAAACTTTAAGCACCTGGCGTGTCAGCGCGATCACGTCTACGCTGCAAGAGCCCACTTTATCAGATAATAATCCTTTGACGGACTGCCCAAAGCGAGGTTGGGCTTCTGCCGACGACGCCGCCATGTTTGTGTTGCCACGggctgacagacagacagacagacagacagacagacagccaaCGACGGCGCGCGAGTTGGGacaaaacagtgcagcaaCCTAATCGTTCGCTTTTATGGAAGCAACCATTGCAGTCAGTTGACCAGGCTGTCGACAGTATGTTGCTGCTGTAAACAAAAAGGAACGCTATTCCCTAGGAATTTCGTGCAAATTCTAGGCCCGCGTATGGAATTAAACGACGACGCGTGCGCTATAATAAGGACACTGTGCTATCTATCCAGTTGACCCGGTGCCACCTATTAGTCGTTGTTCAAAGTTCCATTGGTTCAAAAGGAGTtattcatccatttattttgtgacAGGGTTATACGAGGTGACTTGCAACAAAAACGCCAACCTTACAATCTTCATTGGAACAAAGGTGCATGTTTTCGTCATGTGGGAGAAAGCCACATATGTGGGCGATAACTAACCCACACAAACATGGGTAGAACTTGTTCATAGTAAAGCATACTTGAGCCAATATTCGATTCATTTGTATGACATAGTATCTCGTTTTTTGTCGTTTTGATGATTAAATGTACAAAAGGATGTTTCATGATCGTGTTTGTTCCATGTTTCCAGGGCTGTTTGATTTGGTTTCTTCTTCAATTGGCACCGTTTCAAGGATGTGACATTGAAGGAGCAGCATAAAAAGGTGCTGTGCTGCAGCTCAGGGCCTCTCTCTTCACTTGTGCTGAGCATTTCTCAGACTCAAACAATGGACTGGGATCTGTATCTATATGGGTGTTTTTTGACACTCCTTAGTCTTTTAGCGCTGAAGTTACGATTAAGAAAACCGGTCCACAGCGGCCTCCAAGAGCTCCCGTGCCTCCCGTCGTTCCCTTTGATCGGCAGTCTGCTGAGTCTCCGGAGCGTACATCCTCCTCACGTTCTTTTCAAGAAACTCCAAGAGAGATACGGTCAGACGTACTCACTGATGATGGGCTCGCATCGGGTCGTCGTCGTCAACCACTACGTCCATGCCAAAGAAGTGCTGCTGAAGAAGGGCAAGATATTTGCAGGGAGACCGAGAACAGTGGGTGCACCGTCTTTCTTCTCTTTGAAAAAGTcctttgcctgcctgccaaaCCTATCTTTCCTTGCCCACATTGATGCTCCTCTCCATGGGATGAAGGTAACCACCGACGTGCTGACCAGAGATGGGAAAGACATCGCCTTTGGAGACTACAGCGCTACCTGGAAGTTCCACAGGAAAGTTGTCCACGGAGCTCTCCACATGTTTGGACAAGGCTCCGCCTCCATTGAGAAGATCAGTGAGTGGTCTTTTATATCCTGCGTATATACACATTTGGCAAAGTGAATGACTTTGAATGAAATGTTGCCTTGAACTAAATGTGGCTCTTCTGCTTTGTCAGTCTGCACACAGGCCCAGTCCCTTTGCTCCGTCATGTTGGAGAAAGCTAGTAGCGAGGCTTGCGTGGACCTTTCTCCTGACCTGGCGCGGGTCGTCACCAACGTCATCTGTTCGCTGTGTTTCAACTCCACGTACCCAATTGGAGATCCTGAGTTTGAGGCCATCCTTCTTTATAGCCAGGGTATTGTGGACACCGTCGCCAAAGACAGCCTGGTGGATATTTTCCCCTGGCTCCAGGTCAGCAAACGTCATATGTATGAAAGTGCTTGAAATGCTCACCTGAGAAACGCCCACATGCATGTATCTGTACGCTTGAACTTGAATTCGTCCACCTGACAATAGCCAGACTGATATGTGAATCGCTCGACGGGTCAGTCTCGGTCGGGCGCACCTCTCGACCAAACTCCTCGGCTGAGATAAGACCCAGATCGGCcgtgaccctgaacaggagAAGAAGAGCGTACGAACGAACGACACCTCGTGTCATTTCTTCGTCAACTGTGGAATGAAAATATTGGTGGAAATGACATGTAGCGTCATCATGTTTTGAAAAGCATCATTTGATTTTGCAGCTCTTTCCCAACGCAGACCTGCGTCTCCTGAAACAATGCGTTTCCACCCGTGACAAACTTCTACATCAGAAATATGAAGAACACAAGGTACAGTAGCTAGATATCTTGTTAGGTCTGGACCATAGAGTAGGCTCATGACTTTCCAAGTAGTACCAAAGAGAGTATTGCACAAAGAGGGGAGCAAGAAATAAAGTGGTCAAGTCAGAAGTAAAGTGTTGAAGTCAATCATGTGAGCTTTACGGgttcaaggaaagaaaacTGTCTGCGCTGACATTGCAGCGTATGGTGCCACAGCTTTCATTTGAATAGCCTTCAATGAGATCTCATCAATATTCCAGTAAGGGCCGTGGCGGTGTTAAATGCTGCCCCCCGCCCCTTCCCCACCAGGCCCAGTACAGTGACCATTTGCAGAGAGACCTGATAGACGCTCTGCTCCGAGCAAAACGCAATgcccacaacaacaacacggcAGAGATGAGTTCCCAGCCTTTGGGCCTTAGCGACGACCACATCCTTATGACTGTCGGAGACATCTTTGGAGCCGGGGTGGAAACCACCGTCACCGTCCTCAGATGGGCCATCATCTACCTCCTCTATCACCCTGAGGTAATGCTTATTATCAGCTATTTTGGCAGAGAGCTCATGCCTGCcagtctgtgcgtgtgtgtgtgttggggcgGGTTCAGGTGCAGAAACGGATCCAGGATGAGATGGACAGCAATTTAGGGCGGGACCGGAGCCCCCTCCTGAGCGACAGAGGCAGTCTTCCTTACCTCGAGGCCACCATCAGGGAGGTGTTGCGGATCCGCCCCGTTTCCCCTCTCCTCATCCCTCACGTTGCCCTCCAGGACACAAGGTACACTTCCGATGGGACAGGGGCTAGTTATTGTACAATCGTGCAAAATATGCATTCGTATTTAGGTCTCTGTTTGTAGCTGTTATATCTTCATTCCTGCATTCGAGCAGCTGTAGCCAGAAACGTCTGATACAACATTTTGGTTTTCCAGCCTTGGAAATTTCAAAGTGCGAAAAGGGACCAGAGTTATCGTCAACCTGTGGTCACTGCACTACGACGAGAAAGAATGGAAACACCCTGAACTTTTCGACCCAGGTGAGAAGCGACCGATAGTATGGTATACATCGTGGTCGTGAATGACAAAAGTGGCGCCGGCAGTAGAGGAGAAACGGGTGGGACGATATCATCACATGCTAAGGCAAAAGAATTTCAACAACTGAAAGAACGGAGCTGCAGGTCCCCAAATTCAAAAGCATTCAGTTTGGCTTTACCCACAGGCGCAAGTGGGCCGGCCGGTGCTTCGTTCCAAGCAAAAAGCGTGGCAGGATTTCTGCTTTCAGGACCTGGATTTGAAAAGCTAACATGATATGTATGCCACAAGGATGGATGATTCCAGTGGTGCTCTGGGTGTCCCAATCGCCAAACAGAATGAGAAAAGGACTTTTTAATGTGGACACGGGGACGCAGTTCCATTTCATCTGGTTTCCCCCCACTGCAGGTCGCTTTTTGAACAGCGAAGGCACAGGTCTGAGCAAGCCGTCGTCCAGCTACATGCCCTTCGGTGCCGGGGTCAGGGTGTGTCTCGGCGAGGCCTTAGCAAAGATGGAACTCTTTATCTTCCTGGCCTGGATTCTGCAGCGTTTCACCTTTTCCAGCCCAGCCGGTCAACCTCCTCCCTCGCTGGAGGGCAAGTTTGGCGTGGTCCTTCAACCAGCCAAGTACAAGGTGACCGTCACACCCAGATGGCGTGCTTTCTAGCACATTTACCTTGAGTAACTTGACTTTGCTTTGAAAAGTAACTAAGTTAAGACGTGACTTTCAGCAGACGCCACACTTCCACCTCACATCAAAATGACAACTGCTTTTGACAAGAGTTCATTGTTTCAGGGTTTTCTATAACTATCGATATTTCTACATATAAATATCATTAAAGAAAATCAACAgtctttgacttgacttcagttgtttgttttttataatAAAGAGACATTCGTGATTTCCCGGAACAGAAATTGACTTTCTTTTCTCGAGTAAGTTGAAAGCCTGTGTTGTCAATAAagaattttgtttaaaaaaacgtgTTGACGTCCATTGGAGATAGGTTGGGGGggagaaatgaaaaagataaaGCCTTGAACTTAATTTGGGGCTCATCAATGGTGGCAGTTGGCCGCTGACATTGGTTGAGTGGAACACAGCCACATCCCCAACTAAGAGAAGGaaggcgtgcgtgcgtgcgtgcagacGGACGTGACCACAGAAGATAGCAAACACCGTTCCTGATCCAGACAATCGGTCAACTAATCCTCCAGCAGGAAATCTCGGATTTCCTCTCTCATACGAGACCTAAAGAACAAAAGAGTAGCAATCATTTGACCCGCGTATTGTTGTCAGATTTCCCTTGGCGGAAATACAAAGCGAGCGCTTACCTCCTTTGCCTCGTCTGAGCCTCTGACAAGATGTATTGAGGTAGACGATCCACCGAAGACTGAAaagcaaggggaaaaaaacgctGTTGCTGGCTGCCGTCGCCACATTCTACGTGCTAAGCCAAAGGCCTTCTTCACCCGACAATCTGCGTGTCTGTCAACTCACCATCTCTTTGACGGTCAACCGACAACTGTAACACAGCAGGCCTCTGATATCCGTTGCGTCTGGAACCCTGTGACTACAAGTCAAATGGCATCCTCACACCTTAGGTTAGGTTGGGCGCATGGGCCCATGTCAAGATTGTGGGAAATGTACCTGGCGACGGAACAGCAGCCTCTCTCTTCCACAGACGGACGGCAAGGTTCTCCTTGGCGTGTCCATCCTGGAAGCAAGCCATTTCCATGCAAATACGTCGGACTCCGTTGCATAAAAGTTGAAATTGGACAGTACCTGCGTCAGCGACACATTTGGTCTGGGAGAGGCATTCAGAGATTCGAGTGGACTGGAAGGCCGAAGCATTTTCTACAAAAGGCCAAAGGCTAATTTAGGATTTGAAATAGATTGAAACGGTGTCATTGTCACCCGACTTCCAACTTGTACCTATGGTAGTATCCAGGGAACACGCGCAGAGCAAACATCTGGGGCCAGGGTCGGCAGAGGAGGAACTCTTACAAGTTGTTTGCAGCTTTTCACCGGTTCTTCACAAGGGAGCAACATTTGCGAGTCAAACGCACATTTTGGGCTACTGATGTGAAGGATTGAACCAATGTCCTCCTAACCTGTATATCGTGCTGACTGTCGATGGGAAATCAACTTGCAGTTTATTGACAAAGCTCTCAGTCAGACGCTGGATGCTGGCCTTCTCGCCACTCTGTTGAAAGATTGCACTTTTGACTTTTAGCATGTGAGACTTGAGTGAGTGCAGATTGATCGGGATTGATCTTGCCTTTGTGTGCAGGTTGGGTGTGAAAACTGAAGGGACACGGAAGATGTGGTTATAATAGGCTATTTCTTTGGCCGAGTAGTCCCTCATTGGCTTCAATGACATCACGTTGCCATAGCGAGAGTCTGAGAAACTctgttcaaacacacacacacacacacacgcagcaaTTTGTTACACTTTCTTTTtcggaagaaaacaaatcaagaaaaaacaCTTACTGTATCTTGAGCAAGCTGTGCTCCTCTGCCCAAAGATATGCTACTTATAAGTTTGACCGCCAGTCGGGTGCAGTTGTCTCCAAACATCAATTTAGTGTAGCCTTCGCAACGAGCTGTGTGCACTAAAAGATGCTGtctaagaaaaacacagaagaaTGAGAGATAataagagggggggggggggttagggttagacatTTTTGTCAGACGTCCTCCACTTCAAATTAGATTTGGATGTTTGATGTCAAAAATGATGAATCCAAACGCTTACGGCTCAAAGAGAAATACCTCAACACGCCGAGTAGATCTTCTTTGGCCGTCAGCGTCTTGGGAGCGTCAATAAGCTGCTGCAGTAAGCGAGTTTGGTCGACGTAAGGGGAAGAAGGTTCACGCGGCGGCTCTGCTGTCAAACAGTTGTCGCTAGCATCGCCAATGACGTTATCCGCACACGCTGTGTAGGAACTCGCTCGTTGCGCTGAGGAAGACCAGGGCCGCGGCTAGAACTGAACTGGGAAGCTCGAGAACCTACGAGCGGAGAAGCACACAAATGACTTCCCGTGtatttcaaaatcattcatGAAAATACGATGCTAAGCCATCGTTGCTTCATTTTGGTACCATCAGCCCGAAACTATTTGCCCTCGTATTTCGCTCATCTGACTGAGTGATGAAAAGGCCACCTGTTCTAGAGGCGCCACGTGGAAGGGGAATCCCGTGGCTTGAAAAATATCTTGAAGCTTTGCCACCGTTTGCCGTCTCTCCTCCACAGAGCGATTGAAAACACCGCCGTCTGAAAGCAAACGCAATCCAGTCGGATTTTGGCAAGCGAGCGAAGAGGGACCGTCTTTGATATGACGTACTTACCGTCAATGTAGACGATGCCTGGAATGAATCTCAACTTCTTGTGAGCATTTGGACTCAAAGCCTGGAAGTGGGGAGAGAAAGATGGCTTACATGTAAGTCAAATCATGACTTTTAGATCagcatgacaaaaacaaaacaagtagcTAGGCCCGCAAAAGGTGGGAACAATAATTCAAAGTGATAGACCTCTTGGACTTGTCTGAGcattgaagaaagaagaagggCCTCCAGATACCGCCAGCAGTACCTACGAGTAGAAAAGCCATGAGCAGAGGAGTCGCTGTGAACAGAAAGTACCGGCCACCGGCTTTGTGGGCACTGACTTGAATGTTAAATCAATTGTGCGCACTGGCTTGTGCGTAATGGACCTACGTACGTAGGTACGACAATTGCGGCGCAAAGGGTGTGAGTGTTGCTTAGTCCAAAGCACCATACCTTTTCTCCAGGGGAAATCACTCTGTTTTTGCCCAGTATGGCCCTGAATT is a genomic window of Syngnathus acus chromosome 15, fSynAcu1.2, whole genome shotgun sequence containing:
- the borcs7 gene encoding BLOC-1-related complex subunit 7, which translates into the protein MAASSAEAQPRFGQSVKGLLSDKVGSCSVDVIALTRQVLKVSRSQELLGQAARNMVIQEDAILHSEDSLRKMSIITTHLQYQQEAIQKNVEHSRNLQDQLIHLLK
- the LOC119134302 gene encoding steroid 17-alpha-hydroxylase/17,20 lyase isoform X1, whose protein sequence is MDWDLYLYGCFLTLLSLLALKLRLRKPVHSGLQELPCLPSFPLIGSLLSLRSVHPPHVLFKKLQERYGQTYSLMMGSHRVVVVNHYVHAKEVLLKKGKIFAGRPRTVGAPSFFSLKKSFACLPNLSFLAHIDAPLHGMKVTTDVLTRDGKDIAFGDYSATWKFHRKVVHGALHMFGQGSASIEKIICTQAQSLCSVMLEKASSEACVDLSPDLARVVTNVICSLCFNSTYPIGDPEFEAILLYSQGIVDTVAKDSLVDIFPWLQLFPNADLRLLKQCVSTRDKLLHQKYEEHKAQYSDHLQRDLIDALLRAKRNAHNNNTAEMSSQPLGLSDDHILMTVGDIFGAGVETTVTVLRWAIIYLLYHPEVQKRIQDEMDSNLGRDRSPLLSDRGSLPYLEATIREVLRIRPVSPLLIPHVALQDTSLGNFKVRKGTRVIVNLWSLHYDEKEWKHPELFDPGRFLNSEGTGLSKPSSSYMPFGAGVRVCLGEALAKMELFIFLAWILQRFTFSSPAGQPPPSLEGKFGVVLQPAKYKVTVTPRWRAF
- the LOC119134302 gene encoding steroid 17-alpha-hydroxylase/17,20 lyase isoform X2 codes for the protein MDWDLYLYGCFLTLLSLLALKLRLRKPVHSGLQELPCLPSFPLIGSLLSLRSVHPPHVLFKKLQERYGQTYSLMMGSHRVVVVNHYVHAKEVLLKKGKIFAGRPRTVTTDVLTRDGKDIAFGDYSATWKFHRKVVHGALHMFGQGSASIEKIICTQAQSLCSVMLEKASSEACVDLSPDLARVVTNVICSLCFNSTYPIGDPEFEAILLYSQGIVDTVAKDSLVDIFPWLQLFPNADLRLLKQCVSTRDKLLHQKYEEHKAQYSDHLQRDLIDALLRAKRNAHNNNTAEMSSQPLGLSDDHILMTVGDIFGAGVETTVTVLRWAIIYLLYHPEVQKRIQDEMDSNLGRDRSPLLSDRGSLPYLEATIREVLRIRPVSPLLIPHVALQDTSLGNFKVRKGTRVIVNLWSLHYDEKEWKHPELFDPGRFLNSEGTGLSKPSSSYMPFGAGVRVCLGEALAKMELFIFLAWILQRFTFSSPAGQPPPSLEGKFGVVLQPAKYKVTVTPRWRAF
- the cdk1 gene encoding cyclin-dependent kinase 1 — protein: MDDYLRIEKIGEGTYGVVYRGKHKATGQIVAMKKIRLESEEEGVPSTAVREVSLLQELKHPNVVRLLDVLMQESRLYLIFEFLSMDLKKYLDSIPSGQYMEPMLVKSYLYQILEGIYFCHCRRVLHRDLKPQNLLIDNKGVIKLADFGLARAFGVPVRVYTHEVVTLWYRAPEVLLGSHRYSTPVDVWSAATIFAELATKKPLFQGDSEIDQLFRIFRTLGTPDNIVWPDVESLPDYKSTFPKWKPGNLASMVKNLDKNGLDLLKKMLAYNPPKRISTREALTHPYFDDLDKTSLPSANIKKT